A single Candidatus Dojkabacteria bacterium DNA region contains:
- a CDS encoding HAD family hydrolase, whose protein sequence is MKVKSVLYDLDDTLIKSSKIYDKALEFATRFLSEKYKLNHEDFFKLVQTKHLIVHKNFPTVHTRHSRILVFRMALDEVLDNYDLSLLPDVEDMYWDYFFNNIDIYPNVIKTLKTLRDRKIKIAIVSDGSLSLRIRKVKAAKLLEYVDELVASEEVIFEKPFSAIFTLALSQLKCDPAHAVMVGNDYKNDIRGAQLVGMKAGTYEPPVDASVYNNNEDIIPDFKLKDHQEILDIIE, encoded by the coding sequence ATGAAAGTAAAAAGCGTTTTGTATGATCTCGATGATACTCTAATAAAGTCCAGTAAAATTTATGATAAAGCACTAGAGTTTGCCACAAGATTTTTATCCGAGAAATACAAACTTAACCACGAAGATTTTTTTAAGCTTGTCCAGACTAAACATCTTATCGTTCACAAAAATTTCCCAACAGTTCACACAAGACACAGTAGAATTTTGGTATTTAGAATGGCATTGGATGAAGTACTCGATAACTATGATTTGTCATTGCTTCCCGATGTTGAAGATATGTATTGGGACTATTTTTTTAATAACATTGATATATATCCCAATGTCATAAAGACATTGAAAACGCTACGTGATCGCAAGATCAAGATAGCAATAGTTTCCGACGGGAGTCTTTCACTTAGGATTCGTAAAGTTAAAGCGGCAAAGCTTCTGGAATATGTTGATGAACTTGTCGCCTCAGAAGAAGTCATCTTCGAGAAACCGTTTAGCGCAATTTTCACTCTTGCGTTATCTCAACTGAAATGCGATCCTGCACATGCAGTTATGGTTGGGAATGACTATAAAAACGATATACGTGGAGCTCAACTTGTTGGTATGAAAGCCGGAACCTATGAACCTCCTGTGGATGCAAGCGTGTATAATAACAACGAAGATATTATTCCCGACTTTAAACTTAAAGATCATCAAGAGATTTTAGACATTATTGAGTAA